From a region of the Drosophila ananassae strain 14024-0371.13 chromosome XL, ASM1763931v2, whole genome shotgun sequence genome:
- the LOC6504877 gene encoding raf homolog serine/threonine-protein kinase Raf isoform X2, which translates to MSSEASTESDSELCDPLAEELHNVQLVKHVTRENIDALNAKFANLQEPPAMYLTEYQELTSKLHELEAKEHELMEQLNTLQKQEEDVSTASEQQQHQHQQLQQQLQQRMRDQPHYQNQTQILQQQRQLARVQGSDLTDSMGGSNSNPGSQCGTLTRQPKILLRAHLPNQQRTSVEVVAGVRLCDALMKALKLRQLTPDMCEVSTSHSGRHIIPWHTDIGTLHVEEIFVRLVDKFPIRTHINHQFLRKTFFSLVFCEGCRRLLFTGFYCSQCNFRFHQRCAGRVPMLCQPFPMDSYYQLMLAENQDNGIGLNGRGTAVRFNGRPPRISQDDRSNSAPNVCINNIRSVTSEVQRSLIMQARPPLPHPGTDHSNSTQASPTSTLKHNRPRARSADESNKNLLLRDTKSSEENWNIKAEEILIGPRIGSGSFGTVYRAHWHGPVAVKTLNVKTPSPAQLQAFKNEVAMLKKTRHCNILLFMGCVSQPSLAIVTQWCEGSSLYKHVHVSETKFKLNTLIDIGRQVAQGMDYLHAKNIIHRDLKSNNIFLHEDLSVKIGDFGLATAKTRWSGEKQANQPTGSILWMAPEVIRMQELNPYSFQSDVYAFGIVMYELLAETLPYGHISNKDQILFMVGRGLLRPDMSQVRSDAPQALKRLAEDCIKYTPKDRPLFRPLLNMLENMLRTLPKIHRSASEPNLTQSQLQNDDFLYLPSPKTPVNFNNFQFFGSAGNI; encoded by the exons ATGTCTAGCGAAGCCTCAACGGAGAGCGACAGCGAGCTGTGCGATCCATTGGCCGAGGAGCTGCACAACGTCCAGCTGGTGAAGCATGTGACCCGGGAGAACATCGATGCGTTGAATGCGAAATTCGCCAACCTGCAGGAGCCGCCGGCCATGTACTTAACGG AATACCAGGAGCTCACGTCCAAGCTCCACGAACTGGAGGCCAAGGAGCACGAACTGATGGAGCAGCTGAACACGCTGCAGAAGCAGGAGGAGGATGTGTCCACCGCCagcgagcagcagcagcaccagcatcagcagttgcagcaacagctgcagcagcgAATGCGCGACCAGCCGCACTATCAGAACCAAACCCAGATCCTTCAGCAGCAACGGCAGCTGGCCCGGGTCCAGGGCAGTGATCTGACCGACAGCATGGGCGGATCCAACTCGAATCCGGGCAGTCAGTGCGGCACTCTAACTCGCCAGCCGAAGATCCTGCTGCGCGCCCATCTGCCCAATCAGCAGCGCACCTCCGTAGAGGTGGTGGCCGGCGTCCGACTGTGCGATGCCCTGATGAAGGCGCTGAAGCTCCGCCAGCTGACGCCGGACATGTGCGAGGTGAGCACCTCGCATAGCGGACGACATATCATACCGTGGCACACGGACATCGGGACACTGCATGTGGAGGAGATATTTGTGCGGCTGGTGGACAAGTTCCCGATACGCACCCACATTAATCATCAGTTCCTGCGGAAGACATTCTTCTCGCTGGTCTTCTGCGAGGGCTGTCGGCGGTTGCTCTTCACGGGCTTCTACTGCAGCCAGTGTAACTTTAGGTTCCATCAGCGGTGCGCCGGTAGGGTGCCGATGCTGTGCCAGCCCTTCCCCATGGACAGCTACTATCAACTGATGCTGGCCGAGAATCAGGACAACGGGATAGGACTGAATGGACGGGGCACAGCGGTGCGATTCAAC GGTCGCCCGCCTCGCATCAGCCAGGACGATCGCTCCAATTCGGCGCCGAATGTGTGCATCAATAACATCCGATCGGTGACCAGCGAGGTGCAGCGCAGCCTCATCATGCAGGCCAGGCCCCCCTTGCCG CACCCCGGCACGGATCACTCCAACTCGACCCAGGCCTCGCCCACCAGCACTCTGAAGCATAATCGTCCCCGGGCCCGTTCCGCCGACGAGAGTAACAAGAATCTACTCCTCCGGGACACCAAGAGCTCCGAGGAGAACTGG AACATCAAGGCCGAGGAGATCCTTATTGGGCCTCGCATCGGGTCGGGATCGTTCGGGACGGTCTACCGCGCCCACTGGCACGGACCCGTAGCCGTGAAGACGCTCAACGTGAAGACCCCGAGCCCAGCCCAGCTGCAGGCCTTCAAGAACGAGGTGGCCATGCTGAAGAAGACGCGCCACTGCAACATCCTGCTCTTCATGGGCTGCGTCTCCCAGCCCTCCCTGGCCATTGTCACCCAGTGGTGCGAGGGCAGTAGCCTCTATAAGCACGTCCATGTCAGCGAGACGAAGTTCAAGCTGAACACACTGATCGACATTGGCCGGCAGGTGGCCCAGGGCATGGACTATCTGCACGCCAAGAATATCATCCACAG AGACCTCAAGTCGAACAACATCTTCTTGCACGAGGATCTGTCGGTGAAGATCGGAGATTTCGGTCTGGCCACTGCGAAGACGAGGTGGTCGGGCGAGAAACAGGCCAACCAGCCGACTGGCAGCATTCTGTGGATGGCCCCGGAGGTGATACGGATGCAGGAACTGAACCCGTACTCCTTTCAGTCCGATGTGTACGCCTTTGGGATCGTGATGTACGAACTGTTGGCGGAGACGCTGCCCTACGGCCATATCAGCAACAAGGATCAGATACTGTTCATGGTCGGTCGGGGTCTCCTCCGGCCCGACATGAGCCAGGTGCGTTCGGATGCGCCGCAGGCCCTGAAGCGTCTGGCCGAGGACTgcatcaagtatacgccaaAGGATCGTCCCCTGTTCCGGCCGCTCCTCAATATGCTGGAAAATATGCTCCGCACCTTGccgaaa
- the LOC123257524 gene encoding bypass of stop codon protein 1-like, with product MLVISNNSPLPLFALTQSRHTTKIIYIFVEFLESGDKQSKKTKTPNTEIEKSENVERSSSSTSTSTTCTVESSSSSSTSTTRSVDSRIIHTYADRPHNIYTPIYKETHHIYTGNHIHTHIYMDTSILTTIYRYTIHTCTTFGIHTASHTSLTPSHTNIFSITFTNISTNSTNNSTTQIHRNRHTSTSITP from the exons ATGTTGGTTATATCGAATAATTCCCCACTACCCCTCTTCGCATTAACACAATCCCGCCACACCACGAAGATCATCTACATTTTTGTCGAGTTTTTGGAAAGCGGAGATAAACAATCA aaaaaaacaaagacacCCAACACAGAAATAGAAAAGTCTGAGAATGTAgaaaggagcagcagcagcaccagcaccagcaccacctGCACGGTggagagcagcagcagcagcagcaccagcaccacccgCTCGGTGGACAGCAGAATCATCCATACCTACGCGGACAGACCCCACAACATCTACACGCCCATCTACAAGGAAACGCACCACATCTACACGGGCAACCATATCCACACCCACATCTACATGGACACGTCCATCCTCACAACTATATACCGATACACCATCCACACGTGTACCACCTTCGGCATCCACACGGCTTCCCACACATCGCTCACGCCCTCTCACACCAACATCTTCAGCATCACCTTCACCAATATCAGCACCAATTCCACCAACAACAGTACCACACAAATCCATCGCAACCGACATACATCCACGTCCATTACCCCCTGA
- the LOC6504877 gene encoding raf homolog serine/threonine-protein kinase Raf isoform X1, producing MSSEASTESDSELCDPLAEELHNVQLVKHVTRENIDALNAKFANLQEPPAMYLTEYQELTSKLHELEAKEHELMEQLNTLQKQEEDVSTASEQQQHQHQQLQQQLQQRMRDQPHYQNQTQILQQQRQLARVQGSDLTDSMGGSNSNPGSQCGTLTRQPKILLRAHLPNQQRTSVEVVAGVRLCDALMKALKLRQLTPDMCEVSTSHSGRHIIPWHTDIGTLHVEEIFVRLVDKFPIRTHINHQFLRKTFFSLVFCEGCRRLLFTGFYCSQCNFRFHQRCAGRVPMLCQPFPMDSYYQLMLAENQDNGIGLNGRGTAVRFNVSSRSRSRRCSSSGSSSSCSKPPSSSSASNHRQGRPPRISQDDRSNSAPNVCINNIRSVTSEVQRSLIMQARPPLPHPGTDHSNSTQASPTSTLKHNRPRARSADESNKNLLLRDTKSSEENWNIKAEEILIGPRIGSGSFGTVYRAHWHGPVAVKTLNVKTPSPAQLQAFKNEVAMLKKTRHCNILLFMGCVSQPSLAIVTQWCEGSSLYKHVHVSETKFKLNTLIDIGRQVAQGMDYLHAKNIIHRDLKSNNIFLHEDLSVKIGDFGLATAKTRWSGEKQANQPTGSILWMAPEVIRMQELNPYSFQSDVYAFGIVMYELLAETLPYGHISNKDQILFMVGRGLLRPDMSQVRSDAPQALKRLAEDCIKYTPKDRPLFRPLLNMLENMLRTLPKIHRSASEPNLTQSQLQNDDFLYLPSPKTPVNFNNFQFFGSAGNI from the exons ATGTCTAGCGAAGCCTCAACGGAGAGCGACAGCGAGCTGTGCGATCCATTGGCCGAGGAGCTGCACAACGTCCAGCTGGTGAAGCATGTGACCCGGGAGAACATCGATGCGTTGAATGCGAAATTCGCCAACCTGCAGGAGCCGCCGGCCATGTACTTAACGG AATACCAGGAGCTCACGTCCAAGCTCCACGAACTGGAGGCCAAGGAGCACGAACTGATGGAGCAGCTGAACACGCTGCAGAAGCAGGAGGAGGATGTGTCCACCGCCagcgagcagcagcagcaccagcatcagcagttgcagcaacagctgcagcagcgAATGCGCGACCAGCCGCACTATCAGAACCAAACCCAGATCCTTCAGCAGCAACGGCAGCTGGCCCGGGTCCAGGGCAGTGATCTGACCGACAGCATGGGCGGATCCAACTCGAATCCGGGCAGTCAGTGCGGCACTCTAACTCGCCAGCCGAAGATCCTGCTGCGCGCCCATCTGCCCAATCAGCAGCGCACCTCCGTAGAGGTGGTGGCCGGCGTCCGACTGTGCGATGCCCTGATGAAGGCGCTGAAGCTCCGCCAGCTGACGCCGGACATGTGCGAGGTGAGCACCTCGCATAGCGGACGACATATCATACCGTGGCACACGGACATCGGGACACTGCATGTGGAGGAGATATTTGTGCGGCTGGTGGACAAGTTCCCGATACGCACCCACATTAATCATCAGTTCCTGCGGAAGACATTCTTCTCGCTGGTCTTCTGCGAGGGCTGTCGGCGGTTGCTCTTCACGGGCTTCTACTGCAGCCAGTGTAACTTTAGGTTCCATCAGCGGTGCGCCGGTAGGGTGCCGATGCTGTGCCAGCCCTTCCCCATGGACAGCTACTATCAACTGATGCTGGCCGAGAATCAGGACAACGGGATAGGACTGAATGGACGGGGCACAGCGGTGCGATTCAACGTGAGTAGCCGCAGTCGCAGTCGAcggtgcagcagcagcggcagcagcagcagctgttCTAAACCACCATCCTCATCCTCCGCCTCCAACCATCGACAGGGTCGCCCGCCTCGCATCAGCCAGGACGATCGCTCCAATTCGGCGCCGAATGTGTGCATCAATAACATCCGATCGGTGACCAGCGAGGTGCAGCGCAGCCTCATCATGCAGGCCAGGCCCCCCTTGCCG CACCCCGGCACGGATCACTCCAACTCGACCCAGGCCTCGCCCACCAGCACTCTGAAGCATAATCGTCCCCGGGCCCGTTCCGCCGACGAGAGTAACAAGAATCTACTCCTCCGGGACACCAAGAGCTCCGAGGAGAACTGG AACATCAAGGCCGAGGAGATCCTTATTGGGCCTCGCATCGGGTCGGGATCGTTCGGGACGGTCTACCGCGCCCACTGGCACGGACCCGTAGCCGTGAAGACGCTCAACGTGAAGACCCCGAGCCCAGCCCAGCTGCAGGCCTTCAAGAACGAGGTGGCCATGCTGAAGAAGACGCGCCACTGCAACATCCTGCTCTTCATGGGCTGCGTCTCCCAGCCCTCCCTGGCCATTGTCACCCAGTGGTGCGAGGGCAGTAGCCTCTATAAGCACGTCCATGTCAGCGAGACGAAGTTCAAGCTGAACACACTGATCGACATTGGCCGGCAGGTGGCCCAGGGCATGGACTATCTGCACGCCAAGAATATCATCCACAG AGACCTCAAGTCGAACAACATCTTCTTGCACGAGGATCTGTCGGTGAAGATCGGAGATTTCGGTCTGGCCACTGCGAAGACGAGGTGGTCGGGCGAGAAACAGGCCAACCAGCCGACTGGCAGCATTCTGTGGATGGCCCCGGAGGTGATACGGATGCAGGAACTGAACCCGTACTCCTTTCAGTCCGATGTGTACGCCTTTGGGATCGTGATGTACGAACTGTTGGCGGAGACGCTGCCCTACGGCCATATCAGCAACAAGGATCAGATACTGTTCATGGTCGGTCGGGGTCTCCTCCGGCCCGACATGAGCCAGGTGCGTTCGGATGCGCCGCAGGCCCTGAAGCGTCTGGCCGAGGACTgcatcaagtatacgccaaAGGATCGTCCCCTGTTCCGGCCGCTCCTCAATATGCTGGAAAATATGCTCCGCACCTTGccgaaa